The following coding sequences lie in one Cupriavidus taiwanensis LMG 19424 genomic window:
- a CDS encoding efflux RND transporter permease subunit: protein MFERIIRFAIEQRWLVLLVVLGMAALGVYNYTRLPIDAVPDITNVQVQVNTAAPGYSPLEAEQRITFPIETAMAGLPGLEQTRSLSRYGLSQVTVIFKDGTDIYFARQLVNQRIQEARESLPVGLTPTMGPISTGLGEIYMWTVEATEGAKKPDGKPYTPTDLREIQDWVIKPQLRTVPGVTEINTIGGYAKEYVVAPSLERLSSYGLSLAELVAALDKNNMNVGAGYIERRGEQYLVRAPGQVRSIEDIGDVVIGANKGIPIRIRDVADVAIGKELRTGAATENGQEVVLGTVFMLIGENSRAVSQAVDKKIAAINKTLPAGVKAVPVYDRTTLVDKAIATVKKNLLEGAILVIAVLFLFLGNMRAAVITALVIPLSMLFTFTGMVSYKVSANLMSLGALDFGIIVDGAVVIVENCVRRLAHAQSLHGRPLTRTERFHEVFNASKEARRALIFGQLIIMIVYLPIFALSGVEGKMFHPMAFTVVLALLGAMILSVTFIPAAVALFMGDRISEKENRLMAWARKKYEPALDAALRNTSIVAVFAAVLVLFSVAVASRLGTEFIPNLNEGDIAVHALRIPGTSLSQAVAMQGELEKHIRKVPEVERVFAKIGTAEIATDPMPPNVADTFVMLKPADQWPSPRRSQAEVLAAIQEIVSKVPGNNYEFTQPIQMRFNELLSGVRSDVAVKLFGDDMDQLNKAAAGIAKALQGVAGAESVKVEQTTGLPMLTINIDRQKVSRYGISLSEVQETISTAIGGREAGLLFEGDRRFDILVRLPDEVRQDIEALKRLPVPLPKEVASQATSYVPLGELASFDMAPGPNQISRENGKRRVVISANVRGRDIGSFVAEAEDKIASQVQIPAGYWTTWGGTFEQLQSATSRLKVVVPVALLLVFLLLFTMFGNLKDGLLVFTGIPFALTGGILSLWLRGIPLSISAAVGFIALSGVAVLNGLVMLSFIRTLREEGRELDEAVRVGAITRLRPVLMTALVASLGFVPMAIATGTGAEVQRPLATVVIGGILSSTALTLLVLPALYRYVHRRDEEEAAVVEVPGRQPA from the coding sequence ATGTTCGAACGTATCATTCGCTTTGCCATTGAGCAGCGCTGGCTGGTGCTGCTGGTCGTGCTCGGCATGGCCGCGCTGGGCGTGTACAACTACACCCGCCTGCCGATCGATGCCGTACCCGATATCACCAACGTCCAGGTACAGGTCAACACGGCCGCGCCCGGTTATTCGCCGCTCGAGGCGGAGCAGCGCATCACCTTCCCGATCGAGACCGCGATGGCGGGCTTGCCCGGGCTGGAACAGACCCGCTCGCTGTCGCGCTATGGCCTGTCCCAGGTCACCGTCATCTTCAAGGATGGCACCGATATCTACTTTGCGCGGCAGCTGGTCAACCAGCGCATCCAGGAAGCGCGCGAATCCCTGCCGGTCGGCCTGACACCGACGATGGGCCCGATTTCCACCGGCCTCGGCGAGATCTACATGTGGACGGTCGAAGCCACCGAGGGCGCAAAAAAACCGGATGGCAAGCCCTATACGCCTACCGACCTGCGCGAGATCCAGGACTGGGTCATCAAGCCGCAGCTGCGCACCGTGCCGGGCGTCACCGAGATCAACACCATCGGTGGATACGCCAAGGAGTACGTGGTAGCACCCAGCCTGGAGCGGTTGTCGAGCTACGGCCTGTCCCTGGCCGAGCTGGTGGCGGCGCTCGACAAGAACAACATGAATGTCGGCGCCGGCTACATCGAGCGCCGCGGCGAGCAGTACCTGGTGCGCGCGCCGGGCCAGGTCCGCTCGATCGAGGATATCGGTGATGTGGTCATCGGTGCCAATAAAGGCATCCCGATTCGCATCCGGGATGTGGCCGATGTCGCCATCGGCAAGGAACTACGCACCGGTGCGGCGACCGAGAACGGCCAGGAAGTGGTGTTGGGCACGGTCTTCATGCTGATCGGCGAGAACAGCCGCGCGGTCTCCCAGGCCGTCGACAAGAAGATCGCCGCGATCAACAAGACCCTGCCGGCCGGCGTCAAGGCAGTACCGGTGTACGACCGGACCACGCTGGTGGACAAGGCCATTGCCACGGTGAAGAAGAACCTGCTGGAAGGCGCCATCCTGGTGATTGCGGTGCTGTTCCTCTTCCTCGGCAATATGCGGGCGGCCGTCATCACGGCCCTGGTCATCCCGCTGTCCATGCTGTTCACCTTTACCGGCATGGTGAGCTACAAGGTCAGTGCCAACCTGATGAGCCTGGGCGCGCTCGATTTCGGCATCATCGTCGACGGCGCCGTCGTCATCGTCGAGAACTGCGTGCGGCGCCTGGCGCATGCCCAGTCCCTGCATGGCAGGCCGCTGACCCGGACCGAACGTTTCCACGAAGTGTTCAATGCATCGAAGGAAGCCCGCCGGGCCCTGATCTTCGGTCAGCTGATCATCATGATCGTGTACCTGCCCATCTTTGCGCTCAGCGGCGTGGAAGGCAAGATGTTCCACCCGATGGCCTTCACGGTGGTGCTGGCATTGTTGGGAGCGATGATCCTGTCGGTCACCTTCATTCCCGCGGCCGTGGCGCTCTTCATGGGCGACCGGATCTCCGAGAAGGAGAACCGGCTGATGGCGTGGGCCAGGAAGAAATATGAGCCGGCCCTGGACGCCGCGCTGCGCAATACGTCGATCGTCGCCGTCTTCGCCGCGGTCCTGGTCCTGTTCTCCGTAGCCGTGGCCAGCCGGCTTGGCACGGAGTTCATCCCGAACCTCAACGAGGGCGATATCGCCGTGCATGCCCTGCGCATCCCCGGCACCAGCCTGAGCCAGGCGGTTGCAATGCAGGGCGAGCTGGAAAAGCACATCCGGAAGGTACCCGAGGTGGAGCGCGTCTTCGCCAAGATCGGCACGGCCGAGATTGCCACCGATCCCATGCCGCCCAACGTCGCGGATACCTTTGTCATGCTCAAGCCGGCCGACCAGTGGCCGAGCCCGCGCCGCAGCCAGGCCGAGGTGCTCGCCGCCATCCAGGAGATCGTGAGCAAGGTGCCGGGCAACAACTATGAGTTCACCCAGCCGATCCAGATGCGATTCAACGAGCTGCTTTCCGGCGTGCGCAGCGACGTGGCCGTCAAGCTGTTCGGCGACGACATGGACCAGTTGAACAAGGCCGCAGCCGGCATCGCCAAGGCCCTGCAGGGCGTGGCCGGCGCCGAATCGGTCAAGGTGGAGCAGACTACCGGCCTGCCGATGCTGACCATCAACATCGACCGCCAGAAGGTATCGCGCTATGGCATCAGCCTGTCGGAAGTGCAGGAGACGATCTCCACCGCCATCGGCGGCCGGGAAGCCGGACTGCTGTTCGAAGGGGACCGCCGCTTCGATATCCTGGTCCGGCTGCCAGACGAGGTGCGGCAGGACATCGAGGCACTCAAGCGCCTGCCGGTGCCGTTGCCCAAGGAGGTCGCCTCGCAGGCCACTTCTTACGTGCCACTCGGCGAGCTGGCAAGCTTTGACATGGCACCGGGTCCGAACCAGATCAGTCGCGAGAACGGCAAGCGGCGTGTGGTGATCAGCGCCAACGTACGCGGACGTGATATCGGCTCTTTCGTCGCCGAGGCGGAAGACAAGATCGCATCGCAGGTGCAGATCCCTGCCGGCTACTGGACCACGTGGGGTGGCACCTTCGAGCAACTTCAGTCCGCCACGTCGCGGCTGAAGGTCGTGGTGCCGGTCGCGCTGCTGCTGGTCTTCCTGCTGCTGTTTACGATGTTCGGCAATCTCAAGGACGGCCTGCTCGTCTTCACGGGCATTCCGTTCGCGCTGACCGGCGGCATCCTGTCGCTATGGCTGCGCGGGATTCCGCTATCTATCTCGGCGGCAGTGGGCTTCATCGCCCTGTCCGGCGTGGCGGTGCTCAATGGCCTGGTGATGCTCTCCTTCATCCGCACGCTGCGCGAGGAAGGCCGGGAGCTGGACGAGGCGGTGCGGGTCGGTGCCATCACGCGCCTGCGCCCGGTGCTGATGACGGCGCTGGTAGCTTCGCTGGGCTTCGTGCCCATGGCAATCGCGACGGGAACGGGGGCGGAGGTGCAGCGGCCGCTGGCCACCGTGGTGATCGGCGGCATCCTGTCTTCCACGGCACTGACCCTGCTGGTCCTGCCGGCCCTCTATCGCTATGTCCATCGCCGCGATGAAGAGGAGGCGGCCGTGGTCGAAGTGCCTGGCAGACAGCCGGCCTGA
- the czcI gene encoding cation efflux protein, CzcI family, translating to MRRLFLIFLMLVLPFQFAWAGAAAYCQHEATVPGIWHFGHHEHQHQGQSDLEQVEKQNKTGIHSDCGVCHMASVPFAWAANPGLESLQRVEMAPVVVQAHFTSHNARAPDRPQWPRLA from the coding sequence ATGCGCCGGTTGTTCCTGATCTTCCTCATGCTTGTCTTGCCGTTCCAGTTTGCCTGGGCCGGTGCGGCAGCGTATTGCCAGCATGAGGCAACGGTGCCGGGCATCTGGCACTTCGGGCACCACGAGCATCAGCACCAGGGCCAGTCGGACCTTGAACAGGTCGAAAAGCAGAACAAAACGGGTATACATAGTGACTGTGGCGTCTGCCACATGGCATCCGTGCCGTTCGCCTGGGCCGCCAATCCTGGCCTGGAATCCCTGCAGCGTGTCGAAATGGCGCCAGTCGTCGTGCAGGCGCATTTCACCTCGCACAACGCCAGGGCGCCGGACCGCCCCCAATGGCCCCGTCTCGCCTGA
- a CDS encoding efflux RND transporter periplasmic adaptor subunit, which yields MSITTKQKSIIAAIVVIGALATGGVLLTSGQSGSGADEHGHSHGDHAEAKGHADAEHHDGGKEAGHDHAEGHADEEHHEAGPKGPHGGQLQTEKDLTIETLLAEDGDDARLRLWGTRKDKAIAAKDLAATGTLKRPTGETEALAFVAKDGYLESTTAIGEPHVFQADIVVRAAGAQLTVALNKDEDVVRLSESQLKSSNVAIQAAGPAQIASTLQFPGEIRFNEDRTAHVVPRLAGVAEAVPASLGQTVKKGEVLAVIASTQLSEQRSELLAAQQRLALAKTTYQREKKLWEERISAEQDYLQARTALQEAEIAVRNAGQKLSAIGASAASKGLNRFELRAPFDGVIVEKHLALGEAVKEDANVFTISDLSTVWAEFVISPKDLGNVRVGEQVTISSTAFEEKAQGKVSYVGALLGEQTRTARARVTLNNPKMGWRPGLFVTVSLTAGVAEAPVTVTTEAIQTVRDEPVVFVAVPGGFLPQPVKLGHSDGKRTEIREGMRAGMKYAATNSFLLKAELGKAGAEHAH from the coding sequence ATGTCAATTACTACCAAGCAAAAGTCCATCATCGCGGCAATCGTCGTCATTGGTGCGCTGGCAACCGGAGGCGTACTGTTGACGAGCGGCCAGTCCGGCAGTGGCGCGGACGAACATGGGCACAGCCATGGCGACCATGCGGAGGCCAAGGGCCACGCGGACGCGGAACACCACGACGGCGGCAAGGAGGCAGGACACGACCACGCCGAGGGCCATGCCGACGAAGAGCATCATGAAGCCGGCCCGAAGGGGCCTCACGGCGGCCAGTTGCAGACCGAGAAGGACCTGACCATTGAAACCCTCCTCGCCGAAGATGGCGACGACGCTCGCCTCCGGCTGTGGGGCACGCGCAAGGACAAGGCTATCGCTGCAAAAGACCTTGCGGCGACGGGCACACTCAAGCGTCCCACGGGCGAGACCGAAGCGTTGGCGTTCGTCGCCAAGGACGGCTATCTGGAAAGTACCACCGCCATCGGCGAGCCCCATGTCTTCCAGGCCGATATCGTGGTACGCGCCGCTGGTGCTCAGCTGACCGTCGCACTCAACAAGGACGAGGATGTCGTTCGCCTGAGCGAGAGCCAGCTCAAGTCATCGAACGTCGCGATCCAGGCAGCCGGCCCGGCGCAGATTGCCTCGACCCTGCAGTTCCCGGGCGAGATCCGCTTCAACGAGGACCGCACCGCCCACGTGGTGCCGCGCCTGGCGGGCGTGGCCGAGGCCGTGCCGGCATCCCTGGGCCAGACCGTGAAGAAGGGCGAAGTGCTGGCCGTGATCGCGAGCACGCAGCTCTCCGAGCAGCGCAGCGAACTGCTCGCGGCCCAGCAGCGTCTTGCACTGGCCAAGACCACCTACCAGCGTGAGAAGAAGCTCTGGGAAGAGCGGATTTCCGCCGAGCAGGACTACCTGCAGGCCAGGACCGCGCTGCAGGAAGCGGAGATCGCGGTGCGTAACGCCGGCCAGAAGCTGAGTGCCATCGGCGCTTCGGCTGCGTCCAAGGGCCTGAACCGGTTCGAGCTGCGCGCGCCGTTCGACGGCGTGATCGTGGAAAAGCATCTGGCGTTGGGCGAGGCCGTGAAGGAAGACGCCAATGTTTTCACCATCTCGGACCTGAGCACGGTGTGGGCCGAGTTTGTCATCTCCCCCAAGGACCTTGGCAATGTCCGCGTTGGCGAACAGGTGACGATCTCTTCGACGGCCTTCGAGGAGAAGGCGCAAGGCAAGGTTTCCTATGTCGGCGCCTTGCTGGGCGAGCAGACCCGCACGGCGCGCGCGCGCGTGACCCTGAACAATCCCAAGATGGGCTGGCGTCCCGGCCTGTTCGTAACCGTTTCGCTGACGGCTGGCGTCGCCGAAGCACCGGTGACCGTGACTACGGAAGCGATCCAGACGGTGCGCGATGAGCCCGTCGTGTTCGTGGCGGTGCCGGGCGGATTCTTGCCGCAACCGGTCAAGCTCGGGCACTCGGACGGCAAACGGACCGAGATCCGAGAGGGCATGCGCGCCGGCATGAAGTACGCCGCGACCAACTCGTTCCTGCTCAAGGCCGAACTCGGCAAGGCGGGCGCGGAACACGCGCACTGA
- a CDS encoding cation diffusion facilitator family transporter yields MGTGHNHSHATRNERALKVALGLTSAFLLTELIGGVLTQSLALISDAAHMFTDAAALAIGLAAIQIAKRPADARRTFGYYRFEILAAAFNAVMLLGVALYILYEAYRRLSDPPEVQSLGMLAIATVGLVINLISMRMLSAGKEQSLNIKGAYLEVWSDLLGSLGVIAGALIIWLTGWGWVDSAVAVLIGLWVLPRTWVLLKSSLNILLEGVPEDIELDEVKQVLLSVQGVHSLHDLHIWALSSGKISLTVHLVIPPETDVERKILPTVRELLAERFDITHIAIQCEPTPCPQAEASFHLVAASDEHADASINSNHSDLGRPRAGQAHREL; encoded by the coding sequence ATGGGCACGGGGCACAATCATAGTCACGCGACGCGCAACGAGCGCGCCTTAAAGGTGGCGCTCGGTCTGACGTCGGCGTTTCTATTGACGGAACTCATCGGGGGCGTACTGACCCAGAGCCTGGCACTCATTTCAGACGCTGCCCACATGTTCACTGATGCAGCGGCGCTCGCAATCGGGCTGGCTGCGATTCAGATCGCCAAGCGTCCGGCGGATGCGCGAAGGACCTTTGGATACTATCGCTTCGAAATTCTGGCTGCAGCATTTAACGCCGTCATGCTGCTTGGCGTAGCACTGTACATTTTGTATGAAGCGTATCGCCGCCTGAGCGATCCTCCGGAAGTGCAATCTTTGGGGATGCTTGCGATTGCCACGGTAGGTCTCGTGATCAATCTAATCAGTATGCGCATGCTTTCTGCCGGAAAGGAGCAGAGTCTGAATATCAAGGGCGCCTACCTTGAGGTTTGGAGCGACTTGCTTGGTTCCCTCGGCGTCATTGCCGGCGCTCTGATTATTTGGCTGACCGGATGGGGATGGGTCGATTCGGCGGTCGCAGTGCTCATCGGACTCTGGGTGCTGCCAAGGACCTGGGTGCTCTTGAAATCGAGTCTCAACATTCTATTGGAAGGGGTTCCGGAAGATATCGAACTCGATGAAGTAAAACAAGTGCTGCTTTCAGTTCAAGGGGTGCACAGCCTTCACGATCTGCATATCTGGGCGCTATCGAGCGGGAAAATCAGTCTAACCGTCCACCTGGTGATTCCACCCGAAACTGATGTGGAACGCAAGATTCTACCTACCGTACGCGAGCTCCTTGCCGAGCGATTCGACATCACCCATATCGCGATCCAATGCGAGCCGACACCCTGTCCTCAGGCGGAAGCCTCGTTCCATTTGGTGGCCGCATCGGACGAGCACGCTGATGCCTCAATCAACAGTAATCACAGTGACCTTGGGCGCCCGCGGGCGGGACAAGCGCATCGAGAACTTTAG
- a CDS encoding Tn3 family transposase — MNQISETAYPLLPAEIAADELRAVFTPSAAEIRFVYGQFRQAPTRVLILTQLKLLQRLGYMPPMSDVPPEIVDHICSVLKVRSPPRATIKRYDRSGSKSRHQKVLREFVGIRVVDALTHEWLAVVADIAARTKAELPDIVNVLLEELIRQRYELPPLATLSRIAASARSRLHEAIYQAYSEALDEPLRARLDALFINRAGRTPWDELKREPKRPRPREVASFLKHIQAITELADGLPPPPDILSVPKRMQLVLEARALDIHEMRVLKPAKRYTLAVLFILAQLQKALDDVAEIFIKTVRNLEGTADLRMKQYRLAHADELESLVSQFRDVLHILQDDEAPAAERIARMRASLNDDPSSALNRCNEHIAYTGNHAIPFLLAPYRNLRSLLFQFLDILSLRSSSQDDTLLDALAWIQPYRASRREYLLLGDADLAELPLDWIPEKWEKFVFPDGRSARLLHRKYFELCVFSQLRRELNSGDVYVEHSDQYDDPREHQISWEEFREELPRYAEFVDFPVDGRAFVQQLKDKLSALADEVDATFPENDYVEIGDQGLILHKLEKKPDPPNKMLIDQAITASMRPVSILDILTETEQWLDLHRLFGPLSGFEAKIDEPRKRFITTLFCYGCNLGPAQTARSVKNLSRKQLAWLNLRHVTEERLDKAIVRVINAYNQFALPKFWGSGSRVSADGTKWNLYEQNLLSEYHIRYGGYGGIGYYHVSDKYIALFSHFIPCGVHEAVYILDGLIKNTSDVQPDTVHGDTQAQSAPVFALAHLLGIKLMPRIRDIKELRFYKADRRRRYRNIEPLFRGNVDWALIERHFPDMLRVAISIKAGRMTPSTILRRLGSESVKNKLYFAFRELGRVIRTLFLLRYINDPEMRRTIHAATNKSEQFNDFAKWLMSGGDVIAENVRHEQRKVIKYNQLVANMVILYNVQWMSRKLKELQVKGHPVDAEVLQALSPYRKDHINRLGSYLVDLQRKVPPLDTSIDFVFGSAA; from the coding sequence ATGAACCAGATTTCCGAAACCGCGTACCCGTTACTGCCAGCGGAGATTGCGGCAGACGAGTTGCGGGCAGTCTTCACGCCCAGCGCCGCCGAAATCCGCTTCGTGTACGGCCAGTTCCGGCAGGCGCCAACACGCGTGCTGATTCTGACGCAGCTCAAACTGCTCCAGCGTCTGGGATACATGCCGCCAATGTCAGACGTGCCGCCCGAAATCGTCGACCATATTTGCTCGGTGCTCAAGGTCCGATCGCCGCCCCGCGCAACGATCAAGCGCTATGACAGGTCGGGCAGCAAGTCTCGGCACCAGAAGGTACTGCGCGAATTTGTCGGCATCCGCGTTGTTGACGCGCTGACCCATGAATGGCTTGCTGTCGTGGCGGACATCGCCGCGCGCACGAAGGCAGAGTTGCCGGACATCGTCAACGTGCTGCTTGAGGAACTCATCAGGCAGCGCTACGAACTGCCGCCGCTGGCCACACTCTCGCGCATTGCTGCTTCCGCCCGCAGCCGGCTTCACGAGGCCATCTACCAGGCCTACTCGGAGGCGCTGGACGAGCCGCTCAGAGCCCGCCTCGACGCTCTCTTCATCAACCGGGCGGGACGCACGCCCTGGGACGAACTGAAGCGGGAACCAAAACGGCCAAGGCCGCGCGAGGTGGCAAGCTTCCTCAAGCACATCCAGGCCATAACCGAGTTGGCCGACGGCTTGCCGCCCCCGCCGGACATTCTTTCAGTCCCCAAGCGCATGCAGCTCGTCCTGGAAGCACGAGCCCTCGACATCCATGAGATGCGCGTGCTCAAGCCGGCGAAGCGCTACACGCTTGCCGTGCTGTTCATCCTCGCGCAGCTGCAGAAGGCACTTGATGACGTCGCGGAAATCTTCATCAAGACGGTCCGCAACCTGGAAGGCACGGCGGATCTGCGCATGAAACAGTATCGGCTCGCACACGCTGACGAACTCGAATCGCTTGTCAGTCAGTTTCGCGATGTGCTCCACATCCTGCAAGACGATGAGGCTCCAGCCGCCGAGCGCATCGCGCGCATGAGGGCATCCCTCAATGACGATCCCAGCAGTGCCCTGAACCGATGCAACGAGCACATCGCATATACCGGCAATCACGCCATCCCGTTTTTGCTGGCCCCATACAGGAATCTGCGGTCGCTGCTGTTCCAATTCCTCGACATCCTGTCGCTGCGCTCTAGCTCGCAGGACGATACCCTGCTCGACGCGCTCGCTTGGATCCAGCCATACCGGGCGTCACGTCGCGAATACCTGCTGCTGGGCGACGCGGACCTCGCCGAGCTGCCGCTCGACTGGATCCCGGAAAAGTGGGAGAAATTTGTCTTCCCGGACGGGCGGTCCGCTCGACTGCTGCACCGGAAATATTTCGAGTTGTGCGTGTTCAGCCAGCTCAGACGTGAACTGAACTCCGGCGACGTTTATGTCGAGCACAGCGACCAGTATGACGATCCCCGTGAACACCAGATATCGTGGGAGGAGTTCCGCGAGGAACTGCCGCGCTATGCCGAATTCGTCGACTTCCCGGTCGATGGCCGGGCCTTCGTCCAGCAACTGAAGGACAAACTCAGCGCATTGGCAGACGAGGTCGACGCTACCTTTCCGGAGAACGACTACGTCGAGATTGGCGACCAGGGTCTGATTCTCCACAAGCTCGAGAAGAAGCCCGACCCGCCAAACAAGATGTTGATCGACCAGGCCATCACGGCGTCGATGCGGCCGGTGAGCATCCTTGACATCCTGACCGAAACCGAACAGTGGCTCGATTTACACCGACTGTTTGGCCCATTATCCGGCTTCGAGGCAAAGATCGACGAGCCGCGCAAACGCTTCATCACAACGCTGTTCTGCTATGGGTGTAACCTCGGACCGGCACAGACCGCGCGCTCGGTAAAGAACCTCAGCCGCAAGCAGCTTGCCTGGCTGAATCTGCGCCACGTGACCGAGGAGCGCCTGGACAAGGCCATCGTCAGGGTCATCAACGCATACAACCAGTTTGCGCTGCCGAAGTTCTGGGGCTCCGGCAGCCGGGTTTCGGCCGACGGCACGAAATGGAATCTCTATGAGCAGAATCTGCTATCCGAATATCACATCCGGTACGGCGGCTATGGCGGTATCGGCTACTACCACGTGTCGGACAAGTACATCGCGCTGTTCAGCCACTTCATCCCGTGCGGCGTGCATGAAGCCGTCTACATCCTCGACGGGCTGATCAAGAATACCTCCGATGTGCAGCCGGACACGGTTCACGGCGATACGCAGGCGCAGAGCGCGCCGGTCTTCGCACTCGCACACCTGCTCGGCATCAAGCTGATGCCCCGCATTCGCGACATCAAGGAGCTGCGCTTCTACAAGGCGGACCGGCGCCGTCGCTACAGGAACATCGAGCCACTGTTCCGCGGCAACGTCGACTGGGCCCTGATCGAAAGGCATTTTCCGGACATGCTGCGCGTTGCCATCTCGATCAAGGCCGGCCGTATGACGCCATCGACGATCCTGCGCCGCCTCGGCTCCGAGAGTGTCAAGAACAAGCTGTATTTCGCGTTCCGCGAGCTCGGCCGGGTGATCCGCACCCTGTTCCTGCTGCGCTATATCAACGACCCGGAAATGCGCCGGACGATCCATGCCGCGACGAACAAGAGCGAGCAGTTCAACGATTTCGCGAAATGGCTGATGTCCGGCGGCGACGTCATCGCGGAAAACGTCCGGCACGAGCAGCGCAAAGTCATCAAGTACAACCAACTCGTCGCGAACATGGTCATCCTCTACAACGTGCAGTGGATGTCGCGCAAACTGAAGGAGCTGCAAGTGAAGGGCCATCCCGTCGACGCCGAGGTGCTCCAGGCGCTGTCGCCTTACCGGAAGGACCACATCAACCGGCTCGGGTCCTATTTGGTGGATCTCCAGCGGAAGGTGCCGCCGCTCGATACGTCGATCGATTTCGTTTTCGGATCGGCGGCGTAG
- a CDS encoding TolC family protein: MRRLFLQLGLAACALSPTLTLGQALPATTGAVAAQRDDAGPLTLETALALAAAGNFSLSAAAKEVDANEGAIMQSRVIPNPEIAAVMEDTRKATRTTTGQVNIPLELGGKRSARIAAAERGRDVAQAQLSSLRADLRASVIAAFFGVLIAQERVKLATGSADIAAKGAQAAARRVAAGKISPVDETKARVEQANAELEVAEATAELQTARQALATLWGNASPQFTEAVGDLDALPTRPAPDLLRAELERSPALLANRLELDRRQALVGVERSRQYPDLTLSVGAKRDNEANRNMAVLGVAIPLPLFDRNQGNLYEAIRRADKAQDEYLASQIRLNNALQQASNQLSVSRASAQALKTTVLPGAQQAYDAATKGFEAGKFNFLDVLDAQRTLFQARIRYLGVLARTYEAATNIDRILGR, translated from the coding sequence ATGCGAAGACTTTTCCTGCAGCTCGGGCTGGCGGCATGCGCGCTCAGCCCTACTCTTACCCTCGGCCAGGCCCTGCCTGCCACCACCGGTGCCGTTGCAGCGCAGCGCGATGACGCTGGGCCGCTGACGCTCGAGACCGCCCTCGCCCTGGCGGCAGCTGGCAACTTCTCACTGTCCGCGGCGGCCAAGGAGGTCGACGCAAACGAAGGCGCGATCATGCAGTCGCGGGTGATTCCCAACCCGGAAATCGCCGCGGTCATGGAAGACACGCGCAAGGCGACGCGCACCACGACCGGACAGGTCAACATTCCGCTAGAACTCGGCGGCAAGCGCTCGGCCCGAATTGCGGCCGCCGAACGCGGGCGGGACGTCGCCCAGGCGCAGTTGAGCAGTCTCCGCGCCGACCTGCGCGCATCGGTCATCGCGGCCTTCTTCGGTGTCCTGATTGCGCAGGAGCGGGTCAAGCTCGCGACCGGCTCGGCGGACATCGCCGCCAAGGGTGCCCAGGCCGCTGCCCGGCGTGTGGCCGCGGGCAAGATCTCGCCAGTCGATGAGACCAAGGCGCGTGTCGAACAGGCCAACGCCGAACTGGAAGTCGCCGAGGCCACCGCGGAACTGCAGACGGCACGGCAGGCGCTTGCCACCTTGTGGGGGAACGCCAGCCCGCAATTCACGGAGGCGGTCGGTGACCTCGATGCCCTGCCGACGCGACCGGCGCCGGACTTGCTGCGCGCGGAACTCGAAAGGTCGCCGGCCCTGCTGGCAAACCGGCTGGAACTGGACCGACGACAGGCACTGGTCGGGGTCGAGCGCAGCCGCCAATACCCGGACCTGACGCTCAGTGTCGGCGCCAAGCGTGACAACGAAGCCAACCGGAACATGGCCGTACTTGGCGTCGCCATCCCGTTGCCGCTGTTTGACCGGAACCAGGGCAATCTCTACGAGGCCATCCGCCGCGCCGACAAGGCGCAGGACGAGTACCTTGCCAGCCAGATCCGCCTGAACAACGCCCTGCAACAGGCTTCAAACCAGCTGTCGGTGTCACGGGCTTCCGCCCAGGCGCTGAAGACGACCGTGTTGCCCGGGGCCCAGCAGGCGTACGACGCGGCCACCAAGGGATTCGAAGCCGGCAAGTTCAACTTCCTGGACGTACTGGACGCCCAACGCACCCTGTTCCAGGCCCGCATCCGTTATCTCGGCGTACTGGCCCGCACCTACGAGGCCGCCACGAACATTGACCGCATCCTCGGTCGCTAA